GTATCGCTGGACGCAGCCCTCCTAGCGCCCAGCTCGGAGAGGAATGCTCTTGCCTTGTTGAAAACAGGCCATGGAATGTACAGCTTAACATAGCCTGTGAGGCTGTCCCACTCCAGCACGGGGGTGTAGGGCTGGAAGGCAGCCTCCAGCTCGTCCAGGCTTCCCTCAAGCTCCAGCTGGTACTCTTTGATCAGCTCCACAACATCCCTGTACGAGTACCCGTTGCGGACGGCTTTCTCAGGGTTGAGGATGAACCTTCTCTCACCTCCACCGCCGCCCTGGTACTCGGCAATCCTCAGTATTTCCCTGAAGGCTTCATCACTAATCCATTTACGAGTCTTCAAAACTATCATGCCCCATCCTCCTCGAACAGCATCGCCTCCTCGGGCTCCGGGAGCTCCACGAAAGTGTTCGCAAGCCCCGTGTCCCTGCAGGCGAGCCCGTAGACACTGGGCCAGCTGCTCCTGCCGATGTAGAGTTCAACGCTTCCTCCAAAGCTCCGTATGGTCTCCGTGTATTTTAAAAACCAGGTTGTCTTCTCGTCGAGCGGTGTTTCAGGCGGGAGCTTTACCAGGAGACCCTCGGGCTCAACCATGTATGAATCGTTCACCAGGACCAGCCTCAGCAGGATGCACAGGCTTATGCCGCTGCACTCCCCGCAGGCCTTTGCGTAGGTTCTCCCGAGGGCTAGGGCTTGCGACGCAGCCTCCTCCAGCAGGCCCCGGGGGATCCCGAGCCTCAGCAGCTTCTCGTTGAAGACGAACTCTATGATTGTTCACCGCTCCATGTTTTCAAGACACTAGTACAGTATTAAAGCTGTTTATCCTTAAAGACCGTGGAGTGTTCAGAAGGAAGGTCGGCGCGTGGGTTTCTCCTCACCTATCAGTACTTAAAACCCCTCTCATCCCTGTGTATTTAAATTTTTATTTAAGTATTTTAAAAATACCTGATTAACCGTGGTGGTGTCATGTTTAGGGTTAAGACTGGAAGAGTGCTTATCGCGAGGAAGCCGAGCGAGAAAGAGGTAGCGGATATTGCTGCAAAGCTTATGAAAACCTACTCTCAGAGCAAGGCTGACAAGATGAAGATGAGGCTGATGGCTAACGAGTTGCTGAGGCTTTTAAAGCCGAACCTTTCCTACAAGGATCTCTACGAGCTAACAGGGATCCCGGAATCAGTTCTCTGCAGGTATGCGAGAGGCTCGATAATACCCAGCTTCGAACAGGCTGCCAGCATCCTTGCGAAGATAGCGTTGTCTATAGACATAGGGTTCTTCGTGAAGGAGCTTGTCGAGAGGGAGAAGAGCCCTGTGATAGACCTGCTCAGGGTTTTGAAAGACCCGTACATCAGCCGCCTGCTCTCAGTAATGCTCCTCCTGGAGCTAACCGGGAAGGAGGTGACGAAGATCGTGGTGACAGCTGAGGCTGTGCTACCGGTTGCATCATTCCTTTCAACAGAGTTTAACGCTCCAATAGTTCTCGTGAAGCGTAAGAGCTACCCTGGAATACAGTACTACAGCACGATGGTTATGAGGAGCCCTAAGGAGATTGAAAACCTATACCTGGACAGGGACCTCCTGGGCAGGAAGGACAAGGTGCTGGTGCTCGCCGACGTCGTGTACTCGGGGAGGACGCTGAGCAGCGTGCTCGACATGATAGCTAAGTCTAGGGCTGAGATAGTCGATGTCATAGCTATACTAGGGCTTGGCGAGGCGTGGAGGATGCGGCTCGAGGATCAGGGCGTTAAAGTGTTAACAACCATCCCATTCGCGATATGATTGGGAATAATGTGGGATTAGAGATATTGTTATAAGCTTGTTAAAACAAAATAACATTGAATGGGATAAGCAATGAAGATCGAAGAGCTTGTGAAGGTTGACTCCAAGGGAAGGGTTACAATCCCAATGGCTGTTAGGGAAGTCCTGGACATCAGGGAGGGCATGTACCTCCTAGTGGTGGCTGATAAGGAGAAGAAGGAGCTGAGGCTACTTCCCATCCCGGTCGCGGCTAAGCTTATAAAGATCAGGCTGGTTGTTGAGGACCGCCCCGGCGTCCTAGCCGAGCTGACAAGGTTTCTCGCCCAGCATAACATAGACATTGTCTCAACAAGGTGCACGGTGTTGAAGAGGGAGGAGCTTGGCGAGTGCGAGATGATCGTAGACCTGGCTAAGTCGGAGTGGACTGAGCCAGGCATGGTTGCCGACGAGATGAGGAAGCTGGAGCCGGTCAAGAACGTTGAAGCAAGCTACATGTCGGTTGAGTAAGGGATCAGCAGGGTATGAAAACCGTTATCACAGGGTGCTGCGGGTTTCCAACAGCCCGCGGCAAATACTACAGTGTTTTTAAAACCGTGGAGCTTCAAAACACCTTCTACGATCTGCCAAGCGTTGAATGGGCTTCAAGCATTAGAAAGGAGGCTCCGCAGGGCTTCTCGTTCGCGGTTAAGGCGTGGCAGGTGTTAACCCATCCTTCAACATCCCCCACCTGGAGGAGGATGAGGAGGAAGCCCGGGGGCAACCCGGAGGGCTACGGCTTCCTGAAGCCTAGCAGGGAGAATATTCAAGCGCTTGAGAAAACACTGGAGGTTGCCAGAGCCCTCGACGCCTTTATAGTGGTGTTTCAGACACCGGCCAGCATGCCTTTCAACCAGGATGTTGTTAAATGGGTTGACGAGTTCTTCGAGCAAGCAGTCTCAATGTCCGGCAGCGTCAAGTACGGCTGGGAGCCCAGGGGTGAGTGGGCTCGCGCACCAGTCCTTAAGGAGTTGCTGAGCAAGCACGGCGTGATACATGTGACAGACTTGTTGAAAGCCCGGCCAGTATTCCACGGCGGCGTAGTCTACACCAGGCTCCACGGGCTTGGAGAGGGAGAGGTCAACTACTCGTACAAGTATACTGATAAAGACCTGGAGGAGCTGGCGCTCATTCTCAAGGAAATGAATTTCAACACCGCGTACGTAATGTTCAACAATGTCTCAATGCTCAGCGATGCTTCAAGGTTTAAACAGGTTTGCGGGAAAGTGCTTGGGGAGGATGCAAGGGTCGAGTAAGCTCGCAGGCTGCTGACCCCTGGTTCCCGGGCTGTAACTGCTTAATTAAAAGACTGGTCAGCCTGGGTTCGACATTCTTCATCACGATTGTTCGAAATGGATAGGGCGTTCATCACTCTATGCTTGTTAATGTTTTCAGAATATTTAATAGTTTCACGGTTAAATCCTGCAAGCCCGCGGGCTCACCACAGATCTTGAACATGCTTCTCGGAGTGTTTAAAGGGTTTGAAGGAGGAGGGGTTTTAGCGTTCAACACCCGGTAGCTCACGCCCCCATCCTCCCTGCAGTAAGCGTGGAGTAGCTGACCGCTCCTTGGCTCGACACACGCCCTCCCTCCCGGACAGGGGCATTGCTTCTTAACAAGTAGCCAATGCTCTATGCAGAGCGCTCTCCACGAGGTGGTTGAGAGGAGCTCCTCCAGCTCCCTTACTACTTCGCCAGGGTTTCCAGCGCCGTAGGCTTTCAACCCGCTTATCGTTGAGGGAGGGGTTAGGCGTGTTTTAAACCCTTTCCCCTTCAACGCTTTATCGGTTCTCGAAACCCAGCCTGGCTGCACATCGATGATTATGTTGATGAATAATCTCGGGCTGCTCAACCAGCCCACCCTGTTTAAACTAGAGTACTGGCCCTGCTTTTATCCTGGATCACTGTGATCGTGGGTGAGAGCTCAGGCGGGGATAACTTCTTCACCTTTCCGCACTAAGCTCCTCCTCATCGCTTCCCGAGCAGTGTGAGTGGTTGTTCAGAAACACGGACCGTCTTCACTCATCCGTCAAGTGGCGACTCATCATCCGGGATCATTATTTATTAAGCTGGTTAATATAATTCTTAAAGAGCCAGCTTCGACCACAATCTACCGGTGTTTGAGATGATGAGTCAGCCGCCTAGGAAAATCATGTGGGTTATTCAAGCATTATCCATGATCCTCTTCGCACTTGTTTCAGCAGTGGTTCCTCAATGGGCTTTCGCCTTCTTCCTGCTATACTTCATAGTGTTCATGGCCGTGATGTTTAAGCTGACGAGCAAGGGTATGAAGCCCCCGCCGAAGAGCGAGCTGGGCTCCCCTGTTTTCAAGGAGTCGAACCCTGTTAACGCCATGATGTACGACAAGTATTTGAACGCTGAGCTGAAGAAGCAGATGACCATGATGATGCTGAACTTCATGCTACTGTTCTTCGTCTTCATACTTTGGAGCATCTACCAGGCTTACATAGGCCCCTTAATAGTCAGCATCATAGGCGAGTACACGGGGAATGAGGTGGTGCTGAGGTTCATATACTTCCTCGGCATGTACGCCTTCTTCTTTGGCGTCATGCAGGGGCTCAGGTTCCTGTTGTTCAGGGGGAGTGACATGCAGACCTTCCTCTTCGCCAGGATCGGCTTCGAGGTTTACAGGAGAGGAGTGATGATCGATAACAGGCAGTTCATCACCTTCAACGAGGACGTTTGCTTCGAGCCCAACCCTGACAGGAAGTTCGTGGAGCTGAGGAGCCGGAGCAATAAGAACATGAAGATCAGGCTGTACACTCTTGAAACAGGAAAGCTTGCCGACAAGCTGGGAGAGGCTGGTGTTAGTGAGTGCCAGGTATAGGTGCGTGGTCTGCGGAAGGGTTTTCCCGAAGGGCCAGGGGATTGTTTTAAGCTACGGGGATTTAACGCTGAGCTTCCACAGCTCCCGGTGTGCTTCACGCTTCTTTAAAAGCCTGGTTGAAAGAGTGCCGCAGGAAGAGTTGAAGGGGTATGTTAAGAAGATAATGGAGGAGTATGAGGAAGCTCTCTCGCAGCGGGAGAGGGCTAGGGCTAAGAAAATATAGTGTGCCTGGAAGGGTTGCCCCGTGGATTTCAAAAGCTTTAAGGCTAAAGCGAAAGGGTTCCTCAGGACGAGGAAGGGTAAGATAATAGTGTCAGCACTGCTCGTGCTGCTCATCCTAGCGTTAATCCCTGTCCCCGAGGTGGGCATGCCGGTTGAGGAGATAGGCTTCGAGAACAGCAGGTTCGTGGAGATAGACGGCTTCAAAATACACTACTTGGACGAGGGGTCGGGTGACAGGGTTTTCATACTCCTCCACGGCTTCGGAGCGAGCGTTTTCTCCTGGAGATACATCATCAGCAACCTCTCATCCATGGGCAGGGTCATAGCTTTCGACAGGCCTGGCTTCGGCCTCACGGAGAGGGTTGAGCCCGGCAGGACTCCTTACAACCCTTACACTAGCGAAGGAGTTGTCGAGCTAACCTACAGGCTTCTCTCAAGGCTTAACGTTTCCAGGGCGGTTTTCATCGGCCACTCAGCCGGGGGCGGGCTGGCGCTCCTCTTCGCGC
This region of Thermosphaera aggregans genomic DNA includes:
- a CDS encoding phosphoribosyltransferase family protein; amino-acid sequence: MFRVKTGRVLIARKPSEKEVADIAAKLMKTYSQSKADKMKMRLMANELLRLLKPNLSYKDLYELTGIPESVLCRYARGSIIPSFEQAASILAKIALSIDIGFFVKELVEREKSPVIDLLRVLKDPYISRLLSVMLLLELTGKEVTKIVVTAEAVLPVASFLSTEFNAPIVLVKRKSYPGIQYYSTMVMRSPKEIENLYLDRDLLGRKDKVLVLADVVYSGRTLSSVLDMIAKSRAEIVDVIAILGLGEAWRMRLEDQGVKVLTTIPFAI
- a CDS encoding AbrB/MazE/SpoVT family DNA-binding domain-containing protein, which gives rise to MKIEELVKVDSKGRVTIPMAVREVLDIREGMYLLVVADKEKKELRLLPIPVAAKLIKIRLVVEDRPGVLAELTRFLAQHNIDIVSTRCTVLKREELGECEMIVDLAKSEWTEPGMVADEMRKLEPVKNVEASYMSVE
- a CDS encoding DUF72 domain-containing protein, producing MKTVITGCCGFPTARGKYYSVFKTVELQNTFYDLPSVEWASSIRKEAPQGFSFAVKAWQVLTHPSTSPTWRRMRRKPGGNPEGYGFLKPSRENIQALEKTLEVARALDAFIVVFQTPASMPFNQDVVKWVDEFFEQAVSMSGSVKYGWEPRGEWARAPVLKELLSKHGVIHVTDLLKARPVFHGGVVYTRLHGLGEGEVNYSYKYTDKDLEELALILKEMNFNTAYVMFNNVSMLSDASRFKQVCGKVLGEDARVE
- a CDS encoding DUF2208 domain-containing protein yields the protein MSQPPRKIMWVIQALSMILFALVSAVVPQWAFAFFLLYFIVFMAVMFKLTSKGMKPPPKSELGSPVFKESNPVNAMMYDKYLNAELKKQMTMMMLNFMLLFFVFILWSIYQAYIGPLIVSIIGEYTGNEVVLRFIYFLGMYAFFFGVMQGLRFLLFRGSDMQTFLFARIGFEVYRRGVMIDNRQFITFNEDVCFEPNPDRKFVELRSRSNKNMKIRLYTLETGKLADKLGEAGVSECQV